Proteins encoded together in one Capricornis sumatraensis isolate serow.1 chromosome 3, serow.2, whole genome shotgun sequence window:
- the RNF25 gene encoding E3 ubiquitin-protein ligase RNF25 isoform X2, which translates to MAVSASAAAGDEDWVLPSEVEVLESIYLDELQVVKGNGRSSPWEIYITLHPATAEDQDSQYVCFTLVLQVPTQYPHEVPQISIRNPRGLSDEQIHKISQALSHVAEAGLGTAMLYELIEKGKEILTDNNIPHGQCVICLYGFQEMEAFTKTPCYHYFHCHCLARYIQHMEHELQAQGREREQERQHAAPEQAVGVQCPVCREPLVYDLASLKTAPEPQQPMELYQPDAESLRQQEERKRLYQRQQERGGIIDLEAERNRYFISLQQPPAPLEPESAIDVSRGSHQPSTLATEPSTTSATHTALSAPLPIASQYTCEKTPGAGPHLPKLGETKKAVLDPRRASRGPWRQPERRHLKGGECNTLKGTSDTQELQSPEGPLKESMDLKPESRNQGGEGPQDKGPGEWQGPPPRRTRDCAHWERAKSRTPASSYPRLPRGRGAYRPGTRREPVSLESEDGS; encoded by the exons ATGGCGGTGTCTGCGTCGGCAGCTGCAGGAGATGAGGACTG GGTCCTTCCCTCCGAAGTTGAAGTGTTAGAGTCTATCTACTTGGATGAACTACAGGTGGTTAAAGGAAATGGCAG GTCATCGCCATGGGAAATCTACATCACCCTGCACCCTGCCACTGCAGAGGACCAGGATTCCCAGTATGTCTGCTTCACTTTGGTGCTTCAGGTTCCAACACAG TATCCCCATGAGGTGCCACAGATTTCTATCCGTAACCCACGAGGACTCTCAGATGAACAGATCCACAA GATCTCACAGGCGCTGAGCCATGTGGCTGAGGCTGGACTGGGTACTGCCATGCTCTATGAACTCATCGAG aaagggaaggaaattctCACGGATAACAACATCCCCCATGGCCAGTGCGTCATCTGCCTCTATGGTTTCCAG GAGATGGAGGCCTTTACCAAAACACCCTGTTACCACTACTTCCACTGCCACTGCCTGGCCCGGTACATCCAGCACATGGAGCACGAGCTGCAGGCCCAGGGACGGGAGCGAGAGCAGGAACGGCAGCACGCCGCACCCGAACAG GCCGTTGGTGTGCAGTGCCCGGTGTGCAGAGAGCCACTTGTGTACGATCTTGCTTCCCTGAAAACAGCCCCTGAACCCCAGCAGCCCATG GAGCTGTACCAGCCTGATGCAGAGAGCTTGCGCCAGCAAGAAGAGCGCAAGAGGCTGTATCAGAGACAGCAGGAGAGGGGGGGCATCATCGACCTTGAGGCTGAGCGTAACCGGTACTTCATCAGCCTTCAGCAG CCTCCTGCCCCTTTGGAACCCGAGTCAGCTATAGATGTCTCCAGAGGATCCCACCAGCCCAGCACCCTTGCCACCGAACCATCCACCACATCAGCTACTCACACTGCCCTGTCAGCTCCTCTGCCTATCGCCTCCCAGTACACATGTGAGAAGACTCCAGGCGCTGGGCCACATCTGCCAAAGCTGGGTGAGACCAAGAAAGCTGTGCTTGATCCCCGCCGAGCCAGTCGAGGCCCATGGAGACAGCCTGAACGGAGGCACCTGAAAGGAGGGGAGTGCAATACCCTCAAAGGTACCAGTGACACCCAGGAACTGCAGTCTCCTGAAGGGCCCCTCAAGGAGTCCATGGACCTAAAGCCAGAGTCTCGTAACCAAGGGGGTGAAGGTCCCCAAGATAAGGGGCCTGGCGAATGGCAGGGTCCCCCACCCCGCAGGACTCGGGACTGTGCCCACTGGGAAcgcgccaagagtcggacaccggCTTCTTCCTATCCCCGCCTGCCTCGGGGTCGGGGAGCCTACCGGCCTGGTACTCGAAGAGAACCTGTGAGCCTTGAGTCAGAGGATGGTTCCTAG
- the RNF25 gene encoding E3 ubiquitin-protein ligase RNF25 isoform X3 — translation MSASLWCFRFQHRISQALSHVAEAGLGTAMLYELIEKGKEILTDNNIPHGQCVICLYGFQEMEAFTKTPCYHYFHCHCLARYIQHMEHELQAQGREREQERQHAAPEQKAVGVQCPVCREPLVYDLASLKTAPEPQQPMELYQPDAESLRQQEERKRLYQRQQERGGIIDLEAERNRYFISLQQPPAPLEPESAIDVSRGSHQPSTLATEPSTTSATHTALSAPLPIASQYTCEKTPGAGPHLPKLGETKKAVLDPRRASRGPWRQPERRHLKGGECNTLKGTSDTQELQSPEGPLKESMDLKPESRNQGGEGPQDKGPGEWQGPPPRRTRDCAHWERAKSRTPASSYPRLPRGRGAYRPGTRREPVSLESEDGS, via the exons ATGTCTGCTTCACTTTGGTGCTTCAGGTTCCAACACAG GATCTCACAGGCGCTGAGCCATGTGGCTGAGGCTGGACTGGGTACTGCCATGCTCTATGAACTCATCGAG aaagggaaggaaattctCACGGATAACAACATCCCCCATGGCCAGTGCGTCATCTGCCTCTATGGTTTCCAG GAGATGGAGGCCTTTACCAAAACACCCTGTTACCACTACTTCCACTGCCACTGCCTGGCCCGGTACATCCAGCACATGGAGCACGAGCTGCAGGCCCAGGGACGGGAGCGAGAGCAGGAACGGCAGCACGCCGCACCCGAACAG AAGGCCGTTGGTGTGCAGTGCCCGGTGTGCAGAGAGCCACTTGTGTACGATCTTGCTTCCCTGAAAACAGCCCCTGAACCCCAGCAGCCCATG GAGCTGTACCAGCCTGATGCAGAGAGCTTGCGCCAGCAAGAAGAGCGCAAGAGGCTGTATCAGAGACAGCAGGAGAGGGGGGGCATCATCGACCTTGAGGCTGAGCGTAACCGGTACTTCATCAGCCTTCAGCAG CCTCCTGCCCCTTTGGAACCCGAGTCAGCTATAGATGTCTCCAGAGGATCCCACCAGCCCAGCACCCTTGCCACCGAACCATCCACCACATCAGCTACTCACACTGCCCTGTCAGCTCCTCTGCCTATCGCCTCCCAGTACACATGTGAGAAGACTCCAGGCGCTGGGCCACATCTGCCAAAGCTGGGTGAGACCAAGAAAGCTGTGCTTGATCCCCGCCGAGCCAGTCGAGGCCCATGGAGACAGCCTGAACGGAGGCACCTGAAAGGAGGGGAGTGCAATACCCTCAAAGGTACCAGTGACACCCAGGAACTGCAGTCTCCTGAAGGGCCCCTCAAGGAGTCCATGGACCTAAAGCCAGAGTCTCGTAACCAAGGGGGTGAAGGTCCCCAAGATAAGGGGCCTGGCGAATGGCAGGGTCCCCCACCCCGCAGGACTCGGGACTGTGCCCACTGGGAAcgcgccaagagtcggacaccggCTTCTTCCTATCCCCGCCTGCCTCGGGGTCGGGGAGCCTACCGGCCTGGTACTCGAAGAGAACCTGTGAGCCTTGAGTCAGAGGATGGTTCCTAG
- the BCS1L gene encoding mitochondrial chaperone BCS1 — MPLSDFVLALKDNPYFGAGFGLVGVGTALALARKGAQLGLVAFRRHYMITLEVPARDRSYAWLLSWLTRHSTRTQHLSVETSYLQHESGRISTKFEFVPSPGNHFIWYQGKWIRVERSREMQMIDLQTGTPWESVTFTALGTDRKVFFNILEEARELALQQEEGKTVMYTAVGSEWRPFGYPRRRRPLNSVVLEQGLTDRIVRDIREFIDNPKWYIDRGIPYRRGYLLYGPPGCGKSSFITALAGELQHSICLLSLTDSSLSDDRLNHLLSVAPQQSLVLLEDVDAAFLSRDLAAENPIKYQGLGRLTFSGLLNALDGVASTEARIVFMTTNHVDRLDPALIRPGRVDMKEYVGHCSRWQLTQMFQRFYPGQATSLAETFADRVLQATTQISPAQVQGYFMLYKNDPAGAIQNAESLRR, encoded by the exons ATGCCCCTCTCAGACTTTGTTCTGGCCCTGAAGGACAATCCCTACTTTGGGGCTGGATTTGGGCTGGTGGGTGTGGGCactgccctggccctggcccgGAAGGGCGCCCAACTGGGCTTGGTGGCATTCCGGCGCCATTACATGATCACACTGGAAGTCCCTGCTCGAGACCGGAGCTATGCCTGGTTGCTTAGCTGGCTCACCCGCCACAGTACCCGAACTCAGCACCTCAGCGTTGAGACGTCGTACCTTCAGCACGAGAGTGGCCGCATCTCCACTAAGTTTGAATTTGTCCCCAGCCCTGGAAACCACTTTATCTG GTATCAGGGGAAATGGATCCGGGTGGAACGGAGCCGAGAGATGCAGATGATAGACCTGCAGACTGGGACTCCTTGGGAATCTGTCACCTTCACGGCTCTGGGCACTGACCGAAAAGTTTTCTTCAACATCCTGGAGGAAG CTCGAGAACTAGCTCTGcagcaggaggaagggaagacagTGATGTACACCGCTGTGGGCTCTGAATGGCGCCCCTTTGGCTATCCACGCCGCCGCCGGCCACTGAATTCTGTGGTTCTCGAACAGGGTCTGACTGACCGAATTGTCAGAGACATCCGGGAATTCATTGATAACCCCAAGTGGTACATTGACAGAG GCATTCCCTACAGACGTGGCTACCTACTCTATGGACCCCCTGGTTGTGGAAAGAGCAGTTTTAT CACAGCCCTGGCTGGAGAACTGCAGCACAGCATCTGCCTGCTGAGTCTCACCGACTCCAGCCTCTCAGATGACCGGCTCAACCACCTGCTGAGCGTGGCcccacagcagagcctggtgctCTTGGAGGATGTGGATGCTGCCTTTCTCAGTCGAGACCTGGCCGCCGAGA ACCCCATAAAGTACCAAGGTCTAGGTCGGCTCACCTTCAGTGGTCTGCTCAACGCCCTGGACGGTGTGGCTTCCACCGAAGCACGCATAGTATTCATGACCACCAACCATGTCGACAG GCTCGACCCTGCCCTGATACGCCCCGGGCGAGTAGACATGAAGGAGTACGTGGGCCACTGCTCACGCTGGCAGCTGACCCAGATGTTCCAGAGGTTCTACCCGGGGCAAGCAACTTCCCTGGCTGAGACCTTTGCAGACCGTGTCCTTCAAGCTACAACACAGATCAGTCCTGCCCAGGTGCAGGGCTACTTCATGCTGTATAAAAATGACCCTGCAGGGGCCATTCAGAATGCAGaatctctgaggaggtga
- the RNF25 gene encoding E3 ubiquitin-protein ligase RNF25 isoform X1 → MAVSASAAAGDEDWVLPSEVEVLESIYLDELQVVKGNGRSSPWEIYITLHPATAEDQDSQYVCFTLVLQVPTQYPHEVPQISIRNPRGLSDEQIHKISQALSHVAEAGLGTAMLYELIEKGKEILTDNNIPHGQCVICLYGFQEMEAFTKTPCYHYFHCHCLARYIQHMEHELQAQGREREQERQHAAPEQKAVGVQCPVCREPLVYDLASLKTAPEPQQPMELYQPDAESLRQQEERKRLYQRQQERGGIIDLEAERNRYFISLQQPPAPLEPESAIDVSRGSHQPSTLATEPSTTSATHTALSAPLPIASQYTCEKTPGAGPHLPKLGETKKAVLDPRRASRGPWRQPERRHLKGGECNTLKGTSDTQELQSPEGPLKESMDLKPESRNQGGEGPQDKGPGEWQGPPPRRTRDCAHWERAKSRTPASSYPRLPRGRGAYRPGTRREPVSLESEDGS, encoded by the exons ATGGCGGTGTCTGCGTCGGCAGCTGCAGGAGATGAGGACTG GGTCCTTCCCTCCGAAGTTGAAGTGTTAGAGTCTATCTACTTGGATGAACTACAGGTGGTTAAAGGAAATGGCAG GTCATCGCCATGGGAAATCTACATCACCCTGCACCCTGCCACTGCAGAGGACCAGGATTCCCAGTATGTCTGCTTCACTTTGGTGCTTCAGGTTCCAACACAG TATCCCCATGAGGTGCCACAGATTTCTATCCGTAACCCACGAGGACTCTCAGATGAACAGATCCACAA GATCTCACAGGCGCTGAGCCATGTGGCTGAGGCTGGACTGGGTACTGCCATGCTCTATGAACTCATCGAG aaagggaaggaaattctCACGGATAACAACATCCCCCATGGCCAGTGCGTCATCTGCCTCTATGGTTTCCAG GAGATGGAGGCCTTTACCAAAACACCCTGTTACCACTACTTCCACTGCCACTGCCTGGCCCGGTACATCCAGCACATGGAGCACGAGCTGCAGGCCCAGGGACGGGAGCGAGAGCAGGAACGGCAGCACGCCGCACCCGAACAG AAGGCCGTTGGTGTGCAGTGCCCGGTGTGCAGAGAGCCACTTGTGTACGATCTTGCTTCCCTGAAAACAGCCCCTGAACCCCAGCAGCCCATG GAGCTGTACCAGCCTGATGCAGAGAGCTTGCGCCAGCAAGAAGAGCGCAAGAGGCTGTATCAGAGACAGCAGGAGAGGGGGGGCATCATCGACCTTGAGGCTGAGCGTAACCGGTACTTCATCAGCCTTCAGCAG CCTCCTGCCCCTTTGGAACCCGAGTCAGCTATAGATGTCTCCAGAGGATCCCACCAGCCCAGCACCCTTGCCACCGAACCATCCACCACATCAGCTACTCACACTGCCCTGTCAGCTCCTCTGCCTATCGCCTCCCAGTACACATGTGAGAAGACTCCAGGCGCTGGGCCACATCTGCCAAAGCTGGGTGAGACCAAGAAAGCTGTGCTTGATCCCCGCCGAGCCAGTCGAGGCCCATGGAGACAGCCTGAACGGAGGCACCTGAAAGGAGGGGAGTGCAATACCCTCAAAGGTACCAGTGACACCCAGGAACTGCAGTCTCCTGAAGGGCCCCTCAAGGAGTCCATGGACCTAAAGCCAGAGTCTCGTAACCAAGGGGGTGAAGGTCCCCAAGATAAGGGGCCTGGCGAATGGCAGGGTCCCCCACCCCGCAGGACTCGGGACTGTGCCCACTGGGAAcgcgccaagagtcggacaccggCTTCTTCCTATCCCCGCCTGCCTCGGGGTCGGGGAGCCTACCGGCCTGGTACTCGAAGAGAACCTGTGAGCCTTGAGTCAGAGGATGGTTCCTAG